A stretch of Myceligenerans xiligouense DNA encodes these proteins:
- a CDS encoding fluoride efflux transporter FluC, translating to MNTTARVGAHAASWSTMNTSSPEPSAAPSPGPGGRRGLPAHLRPSLIGLVALGGALGSAARYGTEILLPAAGTTGGWPLATLTVNLLGAFALGFGLEALARLGRETPRRRNVRLAGGTGFLGGFTTYSALALETERLLSGGQAGVAVTYALATLALGFLSCLVGVLLGERAGDAHLRRSRAAGSEADE from the coding sequence GTGAACACCACGGCGCGCGTCGGCGCGCATGCGGCATCGTGGTCCACGATGAACACGTCGAGCCCCGAGCCGTCAGCGGCGCCGTCGCCCGGTCCGGGCGGCCGCCGTGGGCTGCCCGCCCACCTGCGCCCCTCGCTGATCGGCCTGGTCGCCCTCGGCGGTGCTCTGGGCTCCGCGGCGCGGTACGGCACGGAGATCCTGCTGCCCGCCGCCGGCACCACAGGCGGCTGGCCGCTCGCCACGCTCACCGTCAACCTCCTCGGCGCGTTCGCCCTCGGGTTCGGCCTGGAGGCCCTGGCGCGGCTCGGCCGGGAGACGCCGCGCCGGCGCAACGTGCGCCTCGCGGGCGGCACGGGCTTCCTGGGCGGGTTCACCACCTATTCGGCCCTCGCGCTGGAGACCGAGCGCCTGCTGTCGGGCGGACAGGCGGGTGTGGCCGTCACCTACGCTCTGGCGACGCTCGCCCTGGGCTTCCTGTCCTGCCTCGTGGGTGTCCTGCTCGGGGAACGAGCCGGGGACGCGCACCTGCGACGGTCCCGGGCCGCGGGGTCGGAGGCGGACGAGTGA
- a CDS encoding glycoside hydrolase family 11 protein, with product MSKTFTNTRSGPRRRRRLAQGLASAAAALALVVTAGNPAAAVDQNEEGNHGGYFYSFWTDTQGSVSMNLGSGGNYSTQWNGTNNFVAGKGWNPGTNSRVVNYSAQYNPSGNSYLTLYGWTRNPLVEYYVIESWGSWRPPGNADYYGTVNSDGGTYDIYRTQRVNQPSIDGTATFYQYWSVRTSKRTSGTITFQNHANAWGQNGLNLGNHYYQIMATEGYQSSGSSNVTVSEGSGGDPGGGDPGGGDGSCTVSVNRAEEWGDRFNTTFSVSGSDNWRVTINTSGGQSLQNSWNANVSGSSGTLTATPNGNGNNFGITLYKNGSNTTPTASCSSG from the coding sequence ATGTCGAAAACGTTTACCAACACGAGATCTGGTCCACGGCGGCGCCGCCGCCTGGCCCAGGGGCTCGCGAGCGCGGCAGCCGCGCTCGCGCTTGTCGTGACCGCCGGCAACCCCGCCGCCGCGGTCGACCAAAACGAGGAGGGCAACCACGGCGGGTACTTCTACTCGTTCTGGACAGACACGCAGGGCAGCGTCTCCATGAACCTGGGATCCGGGGGCAACTACTCGACCCAGTGGAACGGCACCAACAACTTCGTGGCCGGCAAGGGCTGGAACCCGGGCACCAACAGCCGCGTGGTGAACTACTCGGCCCAGTACAACCCGAGCGGGAACTCCTACCTCACCCTGTACGGCTGGACCCGGAACCCGCTGGTCGAGTACTACGTCATCGAGTCCTGGGGCTCGTGGCGCCCGCCGGGCAACGCCGACTACTACGGCACGGTCAACAGCGACGGCGGCACCTACGACATCTACCGCACCCAGCGGGTGAACCAGCCGTCCATCGACGGGACCGCCACGTTCTACCAGTACTGGAGCGTCCGCACGTCCAAGCGGACCAGCGGCACCATCACCTTCCAGAACCACGCGAACGCGTGGGGGCAGAACGGCCTGAACCTGGGCAATCACTACTACCAGATCATGGCGACCGAGGGCTATCAGTCCAGCGGCAGCTCGAACGTCACGGTCAGTGAGGGCTCCGGAGGCGACCCGGGCGGCGGTGACCCGGGCGGCGGTGACGGGTCCTGCACGGTCAGCGTGAACCGGGCGGAGGAGTGGGGTGACCGGTTCAACACCACGTTCTCCGTCAGCGGCTCCGACAACTGGCGCGTCACGATCAACACCAGTGGCGGCCAGAGCCTGCAGAACTCCTGGAATGCCAACGTTAGCGGGTCGTCGGGGACGCTGACCGCGACGCCGAACGGGAACGGCAACAACTTCGGCATCACGCTGTACAAGAACGGCAGCAACACGACGCCGACGGCGAGCTGTTCCTCCGGCTGA
- a CDS encoding DNA/RNA non-specific endonuclease, producing MSAVTGYDAEFIGPGGLAVPLPVPAQETRRLDYTHFTVLLDPARRLASLTACVIDGGKLVELPRTGSWRLDVRVPPGEQAGNGLYENNPLDRGHLVRRLDPVWGDLAAAEQANRDTFTFTNAAPQVGTFNQSKDLWNGLEDHVLEYAGSHDHRIVVFTGPVLDDDDPVYRDVAIPRMFWKVVAWASADDGEDALLHAAAFVLDQTPQLDEADLEAITAQALARDRVPPLGPFRTYQVPVVDVGSLTSIDLGPLLTADVLGIAPRPPSGGEPGEILVQRVPQARRWSELTVREQIHLRAGS from the coding sequence ATGTCGGCCGTGACCGGATACGACGCCGAGTTCATCGGCCCCGGGGGCCTCGCCGTCCCGCTTCCCGTACCCGCCCAGGAGACCCGTCGGCTCGACTACACCCACTTCACGGTGCTGCTGGATCCCGCGCGCCGGCTCGCGTCCTTGACGGCCTGCGTCATCGACGGCGGCAAGCTGGTCGAGCTGCCCCGGACGGGGAGCTGGCGGCTCGACGTCCGTGTCCCACCCGGGGAGCAGGCCGGGAACGGCCTGTACGAGAACAACCCGTTGGACCGAGGCCATCTCGTGCGCCGGCTCGACCCGGTGTGGGGCGACCTGGCCGCGGCCGAGCAGGCGAACCGCGACACGTTCACCTTCACCAACGCGGCCCCTCAGGTGGGCACGTTCAACCAGTCGAAGGACCTGTGGAACGGGCTCGAGGACCACGTCCTCGAGTACGCGGGTTCCCACGACCACCGGATCGTCGTGTTCACCGGCCCGGTGCTGGACGACGACGACCCGGTCTACCGGGACGTGGCGATTCCCCGGATGTTCTGGAAGGTGGTCGCCTGGGCCTCGGCCGACGACGGCGAGGACGCGCTCCTCCACGCCGCGGCCTTCGTGCTCGACCAGACCCCGCAGCTGGACGAGGCCGACCTCGAGGCGATCACCGCGCAGGCGCTCGCCCGGGACCGGGTCCCGCCACTCGGACCGTTCCGCACCTATCAGGTGCCGGTGGTCGACGTGGGATCCCTCACATCGATCGATCTCGGCCCGCTGCTCACCGCGGACGTCCTCGGGATCGCGCCGCGGCCGCCGTCGGGCGGCGAACCCGGCGAGATCCTCGTTCAACGAGTGCCGCAGGCCCGGCGGTGGTCGGAGCTCACCGTGCGGGAGCAGATCCACCTCCGGGCCGGATCGTGA
- a CDS encoding 5'-3' exonuclease, which yields MSLMLLDTASLYFRAFFGVPDSLRSPRGEPVNAVRGLLDTIAWLITEHRPDRMVACWDDDWRPAFRVAAIPSYKAHRVADEAAGTEVVPDALAPQVPVIAEVLAAIGVARVGVPGYEADDVIGTLTDREVRRASAAPGSPSSGVDIVTGDRDLFQLVDDDAGVRVLYPARGVRDPDVVDQAKLAEKYAVPTGQAYADLATLRGDPSDGLPGVPGIGEKTAAKLLDRYGDLAGILRARDDEADKGLTATQRKRLVEAADYLAVAPTVVQVARDVPLPAFDDALPAAPADDEALETLSERWGLRSSVTRVREALAGRVPAT from the coding sequence ATGAGCCTGATGCTGCTCGACACCGCCTCCCTGTACTTTCGCGCCTTCTTCGGGGTGCCGGACTCGTTGCGGTCGCCCCGGGGCGAGCCCGTCAACGCCGTCCGCGGACTGCTCGACACGATCGCGTGGCTGATCACCGAGCACCGGCCGGACCGCATGGTGGCCTGCTGGGACGATGACTGGCGCCCGGCGTTCCGGGTCGCGGCGATCCCGTCGTACAAGGCGCACCGCGTCGCGGACGAGGCCGCCGGGACCGAGGTGGTGCCCGATGCCCTGGCCCCGCAGGTCCCGGTCATCGCCGAGGTGCTCGCGGCGATCGGGGTCGCCCGCGTCGGAGTGCCGGGCTACGAGGCCGATGACGTGATCGGCACCCTCACGGACCGCGAGGTACGCCGGGCGAGCGCCGCGCCCGGCTCGCCGTCGTCCGGCGTCGACATCGTGACCGGCGACCGCGACCTCTTCCAGCTCGTCGACGACGACGCGGGCGTCCGCGTGCTCTACCCGGCGCGCGGCGTGCGGGACCCGGACGTGGTCGACCAGGCGAAGCTCGCCGAGAAGTACGCGGTACCCACCGGTCAGGCCTACGCCGACCTGGCCACCCTGCGTGGCGACCCGTCCGACGGCCTGCCGGGCGTCCCGGGCATCGGCGAGAAGACGGCCGCCAAGCTGCTCGACCGCTACGGTGACCTGGCCGGCATCCTGCGCGCCCGCGACGACGAGGCCGACAAGGGCCTGACCGCCACGCAACGCAAGCGGCTGGTCGAGGCCGCGGACTACCTGGCCGTCGCCCCGACCGTGGTCCAGGTGGCTCGCGACGTCCCGCTCCCGGCGTTCGACGACGCCCTGCCCGCCGCGCCGGCGGACGACGAGGCGCTGGAGACCCTCAGCGAGCGCTGGGGCCTCCGGTCGAGCGTGACCCGGGTCCGCGAGGCCCTCGCAGGTCGCGTCCCCGCCACGTAG
- a CDS encoding sirohydrochlorin chelatase, which yields MTKGTIDMAPVLVGTSHGTDDAAGRAAVRTLLDGVRAARPDLDVREAFVDVQTPEVDDVLATAVADGGSGVVVPLLLSTGFHVRHDIARAVSAHGDAAVAAGPLGPDPRLVDLLADRLAETDGGAGLRPDDAVVLAAAGSSVPAAAIAVEEVAAGLAARLGRPVRPSYGAGAEPRVPAAIAAERAGPFGTAGRVVVASYLLAPGYFHDRVLEAGADVVTAPLALPDAPDDRLVRIIIDRYEAAAERLGPRAGVPR from the coding sequence ATGACGAAGGGAACGATCGACATGGCGCCGGTACTGGTGGGGACCTCCCACGGGACGGACGACGCCGCGGGGCGCGCCGCGGTGCGCACGCTGCTGGACGGTGTCCGCGCCGCGCGGCCCGACCTGGACGTCCGCGAGGCGTTCGTCGACGTGCAGACCCCCGAGGTCGACGACGTGCTGGCCACGGCGGTGGCCGACGGCGGCTCCGGCGTCGTCGTTCCCCTGCTCCTGTCGACGGGCTTCCACGTGCGGCACGACATCGCGCGAGCGGTCTCCGCGCACGGTGACGCGGCGGTGGCCGCCGGGCCGCTCGGCCCCGATCCGCGTCTCGTCGACCTGCTGGCGGACCGGCTCGCGGAGACCGACGGCGGTGCGGGCCTGCGCCCGGACGACGCCGTGGTGCTCGCCGCCGCGGGCTCGTCCGTTCCCGCGGCGGCCATCGCCGTCGAGGAGGTCGCGGCAGGGCTCGCGGCGCGTCTCGGGCGGCCGGTGAGGCCGTCGTACGGCGCGGGCGCCGAGCCGCGTGTCCCGGCGGCGATCGCCGCGGAACGCGCCGGTCCGTTCGGCACCGCCGGCCGTGTCGTCGTCGCGTCCTATCTGCTCGCCCCGGGGTACTTCCACGACCGTGTCCTGGAGGCGGGGGCCGACGTCGTGACGGCCCCGCTGGCGCTCCCGGACGCACCGGACGACCGCCTGGTCCGCATCATCATCGATCGCTACGAGGCAGCGGCCGAGCGGCTCGGGCCCCGGGCGGGCGTGCCCCGCTGA
- a CDS encoding deoxyribonuclease IV: MVKIGAHVGLADAVSQAKELGADQVQVFLSDPQQWKIPDLPYEGGVDAFRADVEAAGLDVYVHAPYIVNVASTNNRIRIPSRKLLQATMDRAAEVGARGVVVHGGNVTAGDDPAKGFDNWRKAIDALETDVPVLVENTAGGEHSMARTLDRIEQLWAAIQRADGAGVVGFCLDTCHAWAGGLDLTEVAHQIRAVTGRIDLVHANDSRDQAGSGADRHINFGQGTIPEEQLVGVIAAAGAPVICETKGDMAPDIAWLRERLPA, from the coding sequence ATGGTGAAGATCGGTGCGCATGTGGGGCTCGCGGACGCCGTGTCGCAGGCGAAGGAACTCGGCGCGGACCAGGTGCAGGTGTTCCTGAGCGACCCGCAGCAGTGGAAGATCCCCGACCTCCCGTACGAGGGCGGTGTCGACGCTTTCCGGGCCGACGTCGAGGCCGCCGGGCTGGACGTGTACGTGCACGCGCCGTACATCGTCAACGTGGCCTCCACGAACAACCGCATCCGGATCCCGAGCCGCAAGCTGCTGCAGGCCACGATGGACCGCGCGGCCGAGGTGGGCGCCCGCGGCGTCGTCGTGCACGGGGGGAACGTCACCGCGGGTGACGACCCGGCCAAGGGGTTCGACAACTGGCGCAAGGCCATCGACGCGCTCGAGACCGACGTTCCCGTGCTCGTGGAGAACACCGCCGGGGGTGAGCACTCGATGGCCCGCACGCTGGACCGCATCGAGCAGCTCTGGGCGGCGATCCAGCGGGCCGACGGCGCCGGCGTCGTCGGGTTCTGCCTGGACACGTGCCATGCCTGGGCCGGAGGCCTCGACCTGACCGAGGTCGCACACCAGATCCGCGCCGTCACGGGCCGGATCGACCTGGTGCACGCCAACGACTCCCGGGACCAGGCGGGGTCCGGTGCCGACCGCCACATCAACTTCGGCCAGGGCACCATCCCCGAGGAGCAGCTCGTGGGGGTGATCGCGGCCGCCGGCGCGCCGGTCATCTGCGAGACCAAGGGAGACATGGCGCCCGACATCGCCTGGCTCCGCGAGCGCCTGCCCGCCTGA
- a CDS encoding sigma-70 family RNA polymerase sigma factor has protein sequence MAQPTGVAPDAEKFDPELVASLEKHRRELTGYCYRMLGGAFDAEDAVQETMLRAWRSYDRFEGRSSLRTWLYRIAGNVCLDMLGSSRAKRERPMGLGAASPPEAAWLAAELPEERWIEPVPDDRVLPGPGHPANTAIARESVRLAFVAALQTLPAKQRAVLVLREVLRWPAQEVAELLETSVASVNSALQRARATLSDRALDLDEATATPRTGPSKKESALLERYIDAFERYDMDGLSALLREDAAMNMPPYAMWLQGVEDIRAWLLGVGSGCRGSRLVPVRANGSPAYGQYRPDPKGGWFPWGLAVLEHDGEKITGITTFRYPERLFPLFGLADHLD, from the coding sequence ATGGCACAGCCGACAGGCGTCGCACCTGACGCCGAGAAGTTCGATCCGGAGCTGGTGGCGAGCCTCGAGAAGCACCGCCGCGAGCTGACCGGGTACTGCTACCGCATGCTCGGCGGCGCGTTCGACGCCGAGGACGCGGTTCAGGAGACGATGCTGCGTGCGTGGCGTTCCTACGATCGCTTCGAGGGCCGCTCATCGCTCCGTACCTGGCTCTACCGCATCGCCGGCAACGTCTGCCTCGACATGCTCGGCTCGAGCCGCGCCAAGCGCGAACGCCCCATGGGCCTGGGCGCGGCGTCACCCCCGGAGGCGGCGTGGCTCGCCGCCGAACTGCCCGAGGAACGATGGATCGAGCCGGTCCCGGACGACCGCGTGCTGCCCGGGCCGGGCCACCCGGCGAACACGGCGATCGCGCGCGAGTCGGTCCGTCTGGCGTTCGTCGCGGCGCTGCAGACCCTGCCGGCCAAGCAACGCGCCGTGCTGGTGCTGCGCGAGGTGCTGCGCTGGCCGGCCCAGGAGGTGGCCGAGCTGCTGGAGACCTCGGTCGCCTCGGTGAACAGCGCACTGCAGCGGGCACGCGCCACCCTGTCCGACCGGGCGCTCGATCTGGACGAGGCGACCGCCACGCCGCGGACCGGACCGTCCAAGAAGGAGAGCGCGCTCCTGGAGCGATACATCGACGCGTTCGAACGGTACGACATGGACGGTCTGAGCGCGCTGCTCCGCGAGGACGCCGCCATGAACATGCCGCCGTACGCCATGTGGCTCCAGGGCGTGGAGGACATCAGGGCCTGGCTGCTGGGTGTCGGGTCGGGCTGCCGCGGCTCCCGCCTCGTGCCGGTGCGCGCCAACGGCTCGCCGGCCTACGGGCAGTACCGGCCCGACCCGAAGGGCGGCTGGTTCCCCTGGGGCCTGGCGGTCCTGGAGCACGACGGGGAGAAGATCACCGGGATCACGACGTTCCGGTACCCGGAGCGGCTGTTCCCGCTGTTCGGTCTGGCGGACCATCTGGACTGA
- a CDS encoding fluoride efflux transporter FluC, with the protein MTGLLLVAAGGAVGAAARFVLDGVIRARHHGAFPWGTFAVNVLGSLAIGLVAGLVIFAGNGTDEVALWRLALATGLCGGFTTFSTAMVEAVRLARSNRVRVALVSTIGTLVATVAAVAAGIAVVGLAA; encoded by the coding sequence GTGACGGGACTGCTCCTCGTGGCCGCGGGCGGAGCGGTCGGCGCGGCCGCACGCTTCGTGCTCGACGGCGTGATCCGCGCCCGGCACCACGGCGCCTTCCCGTGGGGCACGTTCGCGGTGAACGTGCTCGGCTCCCTGGCCATCGGCCTGGTCGCCGGACTCGTGATCTTCGCGGGCAACGGGACGGACGAGGTCGCGCTGTGGCGCCTCGCGCTCGCCACCGGCCTCTGCGGCGGATTCACCACGTTCTCCACCGCCATGGTCGAGGCGGTGCGCCTGGCCCGGTCGAACCGGGTCCGGGTGGCGCTCGTCAGCACGATCGGCACTCTCGTGGCCACGGTGGCGGCGGTGGCGGCCGGCATCGCCGTCGTCGGCCTCGCCGCCTGA
- a CDS encoding universal stress protein, whose amino-acid sequence MRSVVVGVDHKQPDLPRRAASLVQSLGGSLVEIVCLWVDETAVTEPNGFAVSVDPDIVMSDDRYAADVLDGLNRSMADVGLPWSAVRGAGDPARELARVADEVSAAMIVIGARRNGLRGWATSMVGGTVAGHLVHDQRRPVVVLPERTLGDEDAA is encoded by the coding sequence ATGAGATCCGTCGTGGTCGGCGTGGACCACAAGCAGCCGGACCTCCCTCGGCGGGCGGCGTCGCTCGTGCAGAGCCTGGGGGGATCACTCGTCGAGATCGTCTGCCTGTGGGTGGACGAGACCGCGGTGACGGAGCCGAACGGCTTCGCGGTGTCGGTGGACCCTGACATCGTGATGTCCGACGACCGGTACGCCGCCGACGTGCTGGACGGCCTGAACCGCTCGATGGCCGACGTCGGGTTGCCCTGGTCGGCGGTGCGCGGCGCGGGCGACCCGGCACGTGAGCTGGCCCGTGTCGCAGACGAGGTCAGCGCGGCGATGATCGTGATCGGCGCCCGGCGGAACGGCCTGCGGGGCTGGGCGACGAGCATGGTGGGCGGCACCGTGGCCGGCCACCTGGTTCACGATCAGCGCCGCCCCGTCGTGGTCCTGCCCGAGCGCACGCTCGGCGACGAGGATGCCGCGTGA
- a CDS encoding phosphoenolpyruvate carboxylase: protein MSDTTTARGSARHEIPDPLRDDVRLLGGLLGDILREAGGQELLDDVERLRELTIDAYGNGHDGALAEAATLVDGFTLERAEQVARAFTCYFHLANLAEEFHRVRVLRTREAQTVSGPAVLEDTLPEAFAQLTEEVGRDEALRRLDELEFRPVLTAHPTEARRRAISGTIRRIGNLLAERDTQRPGGVSRAENERKLLAEIDTMWRTSPIRQSKPSVLDEVKTIMGVFDAVMVDVFPDVYRRLDDWLLADDAGRVTPVAQPFVRLGSWIGGDRDGNPNVTAEVTRKAATIASEHALGALERVAVEAGRRLTLDEGDTAPSAELNGLLLRQKQMSGELADKAAAASPREPHRAAMLAIADRIAATRTRDADLAYAEVEELEQDLRIVQDSLVAAGAPRAAYGDLQRLMWQVQTFGFHLAELEVRQHSQVHAAALEEIREKGVHGDLSERTTEVLDTFRALGAVQQRFGKRAARRYIVSFTQEPAHLAAVYELAALAFEGADDAPVIDAIPLFETFADLRNSVDILESMLTLPAVQKRLADNGRRVEVMLGYSDSSKDVGPVSATFATDQAQSRIADWARRHDITLTLFHGRGGALGRGGGPANRAVLAQPPHSVDGRFKLTEQGEVILARYGDPVIAARHIEQVAAATLLASAPSVEKRNADAAAEFSGLAERLDAASRGRFHELVKSEGFPQWFAEVTPLEEVGMLPIGSRPAKRGLSVNSLDDLRAIPWVFSWSQARINLAGWYGLGTALREFGEAPDGGLDRLREARARWPLFATLVDNVEMSLAKTDERIAEMYLALGDREDLARMVLDELRLTREWVLKISGNAYPLADRRVLGRAVQVRSPYVDALSLLQVRALRGLRTGTDGDSKVDADYRGRLQHLLLLTVNGVSAGLQNTG, encoded by the coding sequence GTGAGTGACACAACGACTGCCCGCGGCTCGGCCCGTCACGAGATTCCCGACCCGCTGCGCGACGACGTCCGACTGCTCGGCGGCCTCCTCGGCGACATCCTGCGCGAGGCCGGCGGGCAGGAGCTGCTCGACGACGTGGAACGGCTGCGCGAGCTGACCATCGACGCCTACGGCAACGGCCACGACGGCGCGCTCGCCGAGGCCGCCACGCTGGTCGACGGCTTCACGCTGGAGCGCGCCGAACAGGTCGCCCGAGCCTTCACCTGCTACTTCCACCTCGCGAACCTCGCCGAGGAGTTCCACCGCGTGCGGGTGCTGCGCACCCGCGAGGCGCAGACCGTCAGCGGTCCCGCCGTCCTGGAGGACACCCTTCCGGAGGCGTTCGCGCAGCTCACCGAGGAGGTCGGGCGCGACGAGGCACTGCGCCGACTCGACGAGCTCGAGTTCCGGCCGGTCCTCACCGCCCACCCGACCGAGGCCCGCCGCCGCGCCATCAGCGGCACGATCCGGCGCATCGGGAACCTTCTCGCCGAACGGGACACACAGCGTCCCGGCGGCGTGTCCCGCGCCGAGAACGAGCGCAAGCTGCTCGCCGAGATCGACACCATGTGGCGCACCTCCCCGATCCGGCAGTCGAAGCCGTCGGTGCTCGACGAGGTCAAGACCATCATGGGCGTGTTCGACGCCGTGATGGTCGACGTCTTCCCCGACGTGTACCGCCGCCTCGACGACTGGCTCCTCGCGGACGACGCCGGCCGGGTCACCCCCGTGGCCCAGCCGTTCGTCCGGCTCGGATCCTGGATCGGCGGCGACCGCGACGGGAACCCCAACGTCACCGCCGAGGTCACCCGCAAGGCGGCCACGATCGCGTCCGAGCACGCCCTCGGGGCGCTGGAGCGCGTCGCCGTCGAGGCCGGCCGCCGGCTGACGCTCGACGAGGGCGACACCGCGCCGTCGGCGGAGCTGAACGGCCTGCTGCTGCGCCAGAAGCAGATGTCGGGCGAGCTCGCCGACAAGGCCGCCGCCGCGTCGCCGCGGGAACCCCACCGGGCAGCGATGCTCGCCATCGCCGACCGGATCGCCGCCACCCGCACCCGCGACGCCGACCTCGCCTACGCCGAGGTCGAGGAGCTGGAGCAGGACCTGCGCATCGTGCAGGACTCGCTCGTCGCGGCCGGCGCGCCCCGCGCCGCCTACGGCGACCTGCAGCGCCTCATGTGGCAGGTGCAGACCTTCGGCTTCCACCTCGCGGAGCTCGAGGTCCGCCAGCACTCCCAGGTGCACGCCGCCGCGCTCGAGGAGATCCGCGAGAAGGGCGTCCACGGCGACCTGAGCGAGCGCACCACCGAGGTGCTCGACACTTTCCGCGCGCTCGGCGCCGTCCAGCAGCGGTTCGGCAAGCGCGCCGCCCGCCGCTACATCGTCTCCTTCACCCAGGAGCCGGCACACCTCGCCGCCGTGTACGAGCTCGCCGCGCTCGCCTTCGAGGGCGCCGACGACGCCCCGGTCATCGACGCGATCCCGCTGTTCGAGACCTTCGCCGACCTGCGTAACTCCGTGGACATCCTGGAGTCGATGCTCACGCTGCCGGCCGTGCAGAAGCGCCTCGCGGACAACGGGCGCCGGGTCGAGGTCATGCTTGGCTACTCCGACTCGTCGAAGGACGTCGGGCCGGTCTCCGCCACGTTCGCGACCGACCAGGCGCAGTCGCGGATCGCGGACTGGGCCCGGCGGCACGACATCACGCTCACCCTGTTCCACGGCCGCGGCGGCGCGCTCGGCCGGGGCGGCGGCCCCGCGAACCGTGCCGTGCTGGCGCAGCCGCCGCACTCGGTGGACGGCCGGTTCAAGCTGACGGAGCAGGGCGAGGTCATCCTGGCCCGCTACGGCGACCCGGTGATCGCCGCCCGGCACATCGAGCAGGTCGCCGCGGCGACCCTGCTGGCGTCGGCCCCGTCGGTGGAGAAGCGGAACGCGGACGCCGCGGCGGAGTTCAGCGGTCTCGCCGAACGACTCGACGCCGCCTCGCGCGGCCGGTTCCACGAGCTCGTGAAGTCCGAGGGCTTCCCGCAGTGGTTCGCCGAGGTCACGCCGCTGGAGGAGGTCGGCATGCTGCCGATCGGCTCCCGGCCGGCCAAGCGCGGCCTGTCGGTGAACAGCCTCGACGACCTGCGAGCCATCCCCTGGGTGTTCTCCTGGTCGCAGGCGCGCATCAACCTGGCCGGCTGGTACGGCCTGGGCACCGCCCTCAGGGAGTTCGGCGAGGCGCCCGACGGCGGGCTGGACCGCCTCCGTGAGGCTCGTGCGCGGTGGCCGCTGTTCGCGACCCTGGTCGACAACGTCGAGATGTCGCTCGCCAAGACCGACGAGCGGATCGCGGAGATGTACCTGGCCCTCGGCGACCGGGAGGACCTGGCGCGGATGGTGCTCGACGAGCTCCGCCTCACCCGCGAGTGGGTGCTGAAGATCTCGGGCAACGCGTACCCGCTCGCCGACCGCCGGGTGCTGGGCCGCGCCGTCCAGGTGCGCTCGCCCTACGTCGACGCGCTCTCGCTGCTCCAGGTCCGCGCACTGCGCGGGCTGCGAACGGGCACGGACGGCGACTCGAAGGTCGATGCGGACTATCGTGGCCGGCTGCAGCACCTGCTGCTCCTGACGGTCAACGGCGTCTCGGCGGGCCTGCAGAACACCGGCTGA